Genomic window (Actinomycetes bacterium):
TGCGGCTGCTCGGCTGGATCGTGCTCACCGACCTGGTCTTCGTCGGCGGCGTCCTGGTGCCCTACCTGGCACGGGCAGGCCAGCCGACCGCGGGTGGACCCGCGTGGCTGGGCTGGCCGGCCCTGGCCTCGATCTTCCTGCTGCCGCTGGTCGCGGTGGCCGTCGCCGCAGTCACAGCCGGCCGGCTGGGAGCTGCGGCGCGTTCGTGGTGGCCGGGGCCGGTCGCGCTGGCCCTCGCCGTGAGCGGCTTCGCGGCGTACGTCTCCCCGGTCGGTGTGGCTGCCATGCGGTGGTTCCTCGACTGAGCAGGCCGGCGACTCCCGCGTAGGGTCGGACATCCGCCCCGGCGGGCCGCGACCGCCGACGACGTGAGGACGACCATGCTGCGCAGGGCCTTCGCCCGGACTGTCCTCCGGCTGGCCCGGTGGCGGACGGTCGGCGAGGTGCCGCGCACCGGCATCCTGGTCGGCGCCCCGCACACCTCCAACTGGGACTGGGTGGCGATGCTGCTGCTGACCTGGAGCCAAGGCGTCCAGGCGCGGGTGCTGATCAAGCGCGAGCTCTTCCGGGGGCCGCTCGCGCCGCTGCTCCGCGTCACCGGAGGCATCCCGCTCGACCGGAGCAGCCCCGGCGAGACCGTGCGGGCGCTGCTGGCCGCAGCGGAAGGCGACGACCGATTCCTGCTGGTGCTCGCGGCCGAGGGCACGCGCGGCAAGGGCGAGCACTGGAAGTCGGGCTTCTACCGGATGGCGCAGCAGACCGGCCTGCCGATCTCGCTCGGCTTCATCGACGGGCCCTCGCGCACGATGGGCTTCGGCCCGACCTTCGCGACGACCGGCGACGTCGCCACGGACATGGACCGGGTCCGCGCCTTCTACGCAGACAAGCGCGGGATCCACCCCGAGATGCGGACCGAGCCGCGGCTGCGGGACG
Coding sequences:
- a CDS encoding 1-acyl-sn-glycerol-3-phosphate acyltransferase, with translation MLRRAFARTVLRLARWRTVGEVPRTGILVGAPHTSNWDWVAMLLLTWSQGVQARVLIKRELFRGPLAPLLRVTGGIPLDRSSPGETVRALLAAAEGDDRFLLVLAAEGTRGKGEHWKSGFYRMAQQTGLPISLGFIDGPSRTMGFGPTFATTGDVATDMDRVRAFYADKRGIHPEMRTEPRLRDEGPRIPPA